Below is a genomic region from Pseudomonas extremaustralis.
AATGCGCCTCTGGCGGCAGGTAGCGGTTGGCAACGGAAAACACTTCGAGCGGTCCGGCCATGTCGAGCAGCAGGAAATCCGGAAAGAGCGCCATGGCCACGGTGTTCATAGGGAAGAGTCCATCGGGAAGAAGAAGGCAGGCGGCATTATGGCATGCCTTTTATTGTCAATCTGATTGCGACAGTTATTCAGATTTCAGCTTCTTAATGATCATTTCAGTAACCAGTAATCTCTTTCCCAACACCGGCGCACTGCATCCCGCAGACCGCGCTCACTTGAGGACAAGACCATGCTGACCCTTCGCAAAGCTTCCGAACGCGGCGCCGCCAATCACGGTTGGTTGAAGTCGTTCCACACCTTCTCGTTCGCCAACTACTGGAACCCCGCCGAACAGGGGTTTTCCGACCTGCTGGTGATCAACGATGACCGCGTCGCCGCCGGCCGTGGTTTCGGCCAGCACCCGCACCGCGATATGGAGATCTTCTCCTATGTGCTCGAAGGCGCCCTGGAACACAAGGACACCCTGGGCACCGGTTCGGTGATCCGCCCCGGCGATGTGCAACTGATGAGCGCCGGCAGCGGCGTGGCCCACAGCGAGTTCAACCACAGCCAGAGCCGTGGCGTGCACTTCCTGCAAATCTGGATCGTGCCCGCCGTGGCCGGTGCCGAACCGCGCTATCAACAGGAGCATTTCAGCGAGGCGCAGAAACGCGGGCGCTTGCAACTGATCATCTCGCCGGACGGTGCCGATGGTTCCCTGAGCGTGCGCCAGGATGCACGGGTGTACGCCGGACTGTTCAACGCTGACGAAACCGCGACCCTGGACCTGCCGCCGGACCGCCATGCCTATATCCATGTGGCGCGGGGCAGCGTTGAAGTCAACGGCCAGCGCTTGCAGGAAGGCGACGGCGCCCGGGTGCGGGATGAGCGGCAGATCCGCTTGAGCCATGGCGAGGACGCCGAGGTGCTGGTATTCGACCTGCGCCCTCTCGAGCTGCCGCAGATGCCATGAGCGACTTGACGATGGCCTGCCTGACGGGCCATCGCTGGCGTCGATAGTCACCATCATTGCAATGAAGTTCTCCAAAAAAATGCAACGCGTAACATCAAACCCATACCCGGCAACACCCTACTAAAACACTCGGAGCACACACTCATGAAACGCCAAATCTTGCTTAGCCTTGCTTTCTCGGTACTTGCTGCAAACGCCTTCGCTCACCCTGTGGTCGCTGAAGGCGGTGCGGATCGCCTGATCGACAGCCGTGTCGCCGAAGGTGGCGCTGATCGTCTGCAACAACGTGGTCTGGCTGAAGGCGGCGCCGATCGTCTGCAGGAACGTGGCCTGGCCGAAGGCGGTGCTGATCGTCTGCAGGAGCGCGGCCTGGCTGAAGGTGGCGCTGATCGTCTGCAGGAACGTGGCCTGGCTGAAGGTGGCGCTGATCGTCTGCAGGAACGTGGCCTGGCTGAAGGTGGCGCTGATCGTCTGCAGGAACGTGGCCTGGCTGAAGGCGGTGCCGATCGCCTGCTGGACAACCACGCCTAACCTTGCGACGCTTGCGAGGTTCCCCAAAACCGGCCTGATCAGCCGGTTTTTTTTCGCCTGACACTAATTAGCGTCACTCTGTCGCATCATATCCCTGCTGTCGGGGCGCCTTGGGTGATGGCCTTTTAACCGCACACAATAAAGGGCCAATCCCCGCGCAGCGAAAAAACCGTTGAGGCTAAAATACTTAACGAAGATTAAATACTTGCACTAGCCTGTGTGTAAGTCCGTACACACGCCCGCGTTATATCCCTCTATGCCTCCCTTCTCTCGTGCAAACCAAGTGCGAATGTTAAAATTTGTCACGTTTACCCGTAATCAATTCGATTAGTATCTAAACGCTAGCAGCGATTGAACTGACGGCCTTGCATGCCGGAAAAGGGAGTAGGGTGATGCATTTTTCCAATGTCCTCGCTATTGCACGGACTCAATCGAAATCGGAGGATTTTCGGGAGCTAATAGTTCGCACTGTAGCGAATGATTTAAAAGTCGATACACGTTGCTACGGGCAACTAATCGACACCCAGGAAAGTCATGGCCAGTACCGAGCCATCATTATAGAAGTCGATACACCCTCAGCCAGTAGTCAAACCCTGGACATAATAAAAAGAGCCCGAGATGAAAATCCGGAGTGCACGATATTCGTCGTCGTCACGTTCGCCTCCACCTTGAGCAAGACAAAATACTATCTGGCCGGTGCGGACTACTGTACCAAGGTCGCAGAAACCTCCCCCGAAAAAAAATTAAGCCTGTTCGATGCATTTCTCAGCGACAGTGCGCGGTTCAATCACTGCACGCTGATACTCGATCAGGATCGCATGTGCCTGTACGGTGACGGCAAGAAGCTGGAAATATCCTTTGTTGAAATGAGAGTGCTGGATGCCCTCATTCAAAATCGGCTGCTTAGTCACAATGAGATTGCCGGCGTCATGGGCCTTAATACCAAGTATTACGATTCGAGGGCGCTGGAAAAGTCCATCAGCCGTTTGCGCAGCAAAATCAAGGCGCACTACGGGGAAAACATCATCCAGAATATCCGCGGTTATGGTTACAAACTCAGCCAGGGCCTTATTTGTGCCAGCCATTTCCAATCGGTCAAGGAGAGGTCGAACCGTGAATAGCGAAAAAATATCCCCGGCAGAAAACAGGCACGTCAAGATCGTCAGGCAGGCGATCGTCGACCGGGCCCACGGGTTATGGGGCAGTGAAATCAGAACAGTGGGCGACCTGAATGATGAGCACCGCGATAGCGCCTGCCTCACCGCCTTGCAGCATATCCGCCCAGGCCCCAGAGCGCCCCAGGTGCTGAACCACAAGTTTCTGCGCATTGGCCAAATCGCCTTGATGAACAACGGCACGCTCAAAGCGATCATCCAGACCGCCCGCGAACTGGAAGAACAACAGCAGCCCTTCACCCTCAGTCTCGACAACCCTCTGGATGCCCTGCCCGGCCCGCTGGAACGCCGGGCCATGGTGCGCCAGCTCTACACCTTGAAAGACCAGTGCGGTATCACCCTGGCCTACAATAACTACCGGCTCGATACAAAGCCGGCAGACCTGCTGCTTGATCTCAAGCTCTACGACTATATAAAGATGCCCTTCCCGGATTCTGCCCTCAGGTTGAGTCTCAACACGCGTTCCGATCTGTTCGACCGGTTCTATGACCGCATGCTAGAGCTGATCAGTGCGTCCAGAGTGTGCTTCATCGCTGATACCATCGAGTTCGCCGACAGTGCGCTACTGGCCAAGAACCTGCCTTTTGAATACTTTCAGGGCGGTTATTACTCCCCTGCTGACGGCCTATGACCATTTCACCTTCCTGAGATCGGTGGACACTATGAGTTCCCTAAAGAAGTACGATTTTACTTCGCAACTTGCGGCCATCGGGCTGCCGGACTTCACGCCCAATGCTGACTTCTTTTATTACGACGTCAATGCGCCATCAATGGCGGACGGTGCCGAGGGCACGCCACTGCTCACTCACCCGCACGTCGACGGCGGAGATCCGCAACCGATCCGCCAGCGTTTGAGCACCTATATCTTTACTCACAGCATCAGCTTGCCCTCGCATCCGTTCAACACGGTACGACAAGAATCCAGAATGCCAACGCCCAAGGATCATGACAGCACGCGGCATCACCCAGCACTCGCCGAACAGACAGGCACCGAAAAACCTCACCTGCATCCGCAGGATTTCTGGCTGCTCACTCAACATGACCGGGCATTGGTCAAAGGCGGACTGCGTATTTCCTTGACCACCATTGAATCCGCGCTGATTAAAAAGATGCTGCACCATGAAGAGCGTGTGGTCAGTAAAGAAGAGTTGATCCGCAATATAGGCCGCGAACCCGATTTATACCGGGGGCTGGAAATGTGCCTGAGTCGACTGCAGGATAAGTTCAAGCGGGCCAACGACGGTGAACGCCTGTTCCGTGCCGTCAGGAACCGGGGTTATTGCCTGACGCAAAAAATCAAGAAACCGCTGGAACTCAACCCGTCGCGCCGATAAAACAAAAAAACAACTTGGACGTTAACACTCAGCCTGCCTTTTATCACACTTTTGTACCTGCCCTTTTATAACATCCAGCACTAAGAATATGCGCTCGACGCTGTTATAACTCGTCAGCCATTGCCCCCTGCTCTTCATTACTATCAATGGGCACGCGACTTCGCGCGCCCGTTGTTTTTTTATACCTTTAATCTCTTAAATCCTGCCACCACGTGCGTGGTCACCACCGGGAGCAGAACTATGCTGAATAACACGAGAATGCATCGAAACCTGACCCCCAAGGGTTTGACGTTCTGGGGCCAATGGACACTCGCATCGAGTTTGGTCGTCGCCGTATTATTTATGTTGGTTTTATGGAAGACCGGACAACTTGAATATAACTATCGAGTGCTGGCCGCCTTTACCATACTGGCCTCGCTTCCG
It encodes:
- a CDS encoding pirin family protein; amino-acid sequence: MLTLRKASERGAANHGWLKSFHTFSFANYWNPAEQGFSDLLVINDDRVAAGRGFGQHPHRDMEIFSYVLEGALEHKDTLGTGSVIRPGDVQLMSAGSGVAHSEFNHSQSRGVHFLQIWIVPAVAGAEPRYQQEHFSEAQKRGRLQLIISPDGADGSLSVRQDARVYAGLFNADETATLDLPPDRHAYIHVARGSVEVNGQRLQEGDGARVRDERQIRLSHGEDAEVLVFDLRPLELPQMP
- a CDS encoding winged helix-turn-helix domain-containing protein — translated: MHFSNVLAIARTQSKSEDFRELIVRTVANDLKVDTRCYGQLIDTQESHGQYRAIIIEVDTPSASSQTLDIIKRARDENPECTIFVVVTFASTLSKTKYYLAGADYCTKVAETSPEKKLSLFDAFLSDSARFNHCTLILDQDRMCLYGDGKKLEISFVEMRVLDALIQNRLLSHNEIAGVMGLNTKYYDSRALEKSISRLRSKIKAHYGENIIQNIRGYGYKLSQGLICASHFQSVKERSNRE
- a CDS encoding winged helix-turn-helix domain-containing protein, whose amino-acid sequence is MSSLKKYDFTSQLAAIGLPDFTPNADFFYYDVNAPSMADGAEGTPLLTHPHVDGGDPQPIRQRLSTYIFTHSISLPSHPFNTVRQESRMPTPKDHDSTRHHPALAEQTGTEKPHLHPQDFWLLTQHDRALVKGGLRISLTTIESALIKKMLHHEERVVSKEELIRNIGREPDLYRGLEMCLSRLQDKFKRANDGERLFRAVRNRGYCLTQKIKKPLELNPSRR